Sequence from the Candidatus Bathyarchaeota archaeon genome:
GAGCTGGGTAGGACAAGAGCTAAGGTAAACATAGAAGGCTTAAACGTAAATGAGGAGATGGCTAAATACATTAAAGGCCTTTAACTAACATAATAGATGATAGATCAATTAGATCCACAGTTTTTTGTATCTTTTTAGATATCTAATTCTTGTGAAGTTTTTATATTCTATGTCATCATATATATTAAATATTCGATTTTCATAATTATGATTTTCCTTGATGTTTTGATAAATAATGTTTATATTGTTTGAAATTATCGTATATGTTTGGAAAAATTGATGTGGCTTATTCTTTGACGTGTTTCAGTTCCCTTGCCTCAACCGCTCCCAGATACATCTCCGTCAGCTGTGGATGGTTCAGTAGTTCCTGCGCCGTGCCCTTAAAGGTGAACCTCCCACCTCTCATCATGTAGGCTATGTCTCCAACCTCAAGGGCCCTCCTAGCCCTCTGCTCCACTAGGACCACCGGGAGGCCCGTGGTATCCGCCATCTCCTTAAGCTTCCTGAGGACATCGTTTACGAGTTTAGGCATAAGGCCTGCGGTGGGCTCATCTACTAGCATGACCTTGGGATCCCTCATGAGGACCATGCTCTCAGCCAGCATCTGGCGCTCACCCCCGCTCAGGGTTCCAGCCGGCCTCTTCAAGAACCCCTTCAAGACCGGGAATAGGGTGAAGCATAGCTCCAGCTTATCCTCTATCATCTTCTGGTCGTTTATGGTGTAGGCGGCCATCTTCAGGTTCTCCTCGACGGTCAAACGGCTGAAGATGTTCCCGACCTGGGGCATGTATCCTATCCCCATCTTAGTCCTCTCGTACGGGGGAACCCTCGTTATATCCTTTCCCTGGAATAATACCTGGCCTGAGTAGACCGTGACGAGGCCCATAATCGCCTTGAGGAGAGTTGTCTTCCCCACCCCGTTTGGGCCGACAATGACAGTTACCTCCCCCTCTGGAGCCTCGAAGTCTAGGTCGTAGATCACGTGGATCGGGCCGTAGCCCACATTCAACCCCTTTGTCTCTATTATGTTGCCCATATCACTCACCCAGATAGGAGGTCACAACTCTGGGATCTTCAAATACTTCCTCAGCCGTACCCTCGCAGATGATCTTACCACGGTCCATGGCGAACACCCAGTCTGCGTACTGGGCTGCAACCTCCAATCTATGCTCAATGACGAGGAAGGTTATCCCGAGTTCTTCCCTGAGGCGTATAACGTGGCTGAATATCTGGTGGCAGAGCTTTGGATCTATGCTTCCAACAGGCTCGTCGAGGAGGATGGTTTCTCCACCGCTCATAAGGGCCCTACCGATCTCCAGAAGCTTAAGCTCACCCCCGCTCAGAGTCTTCGCCGGCATCGCCCAGACATGCCTTAGGCCAAGGATCCTAAGGAGCTCCGAGGCCCTCCTAACCGCGCTTATCTCGCTCTCCAGCCAGCTGGGCTTGAAGAGGGAGAGGAAGATATTCTCCCCAGCGTTGTCAGGAAGGGCCACAAGCATGTTCTCCAGGGTGGTCAACCTGAGGAATGGAGAGGCTATCTGGAAGGTCCTCACAAGCCCCAAACGGGCTATCTTGTACATGTCCCATCCTGTTATGTCCTTACCCCTGTAGTAGATCCGTCCCTCTTCCGGCTTGAAGATCCCTGAAAGGCAGTTGACCAGTGTAGTCTTCCCGCAGCCATTAGGACCCACGAGGAGGTATATGCCCCCCTCCTTCAGGCTTAGGCTGACCCCGTCGACCGCCGCGAACTTCCCAAAGTACTTCTTAACATTCTCAGTCTTAAGGACCTCGGTCATCTCGATCTTCCACTCTATAACCATTAAGACTTGGTTTAAATATTTTCCTTCGAAGGTTCTGAAAAAGCTTGTTTCGCGGGTTAAAGCAATTGCAACCCTCAAAGAATTTCTGAAACATTTCAAAATAAAATAATCGCTTATATTATGAAGATGTATCTAGCTTTTTGAAAGATTTTTTATTCCTATTTTAAGCTAATTCTAGGCTATTTTATCCCATTCAATAGATAGAAAAGGAATATATCATCGGGCTAATATGAGTTTAAGAAAATTATGAATTTTCAGGTTCGGGCCTGTTGTCATGATAATGTCTAAGGTATGTGATTGTAGCTGAAATTCAAGTCTAGATTGAGAAAAACCTATTGAATGGCAAAGACAGTGAGGGAAGATTCATCTCGAAGCTAATTTATAAATAAAATTGCAAAATTTTCAGATATTTTTATTAATAAGATTTATAAGGTGTATTGCATGTTTTAAGTATACTTGAGAATGGTTAGATCGTTTTAATCATAAGGGAGTTAAAGGCTAAAAGGATTAAGGAGCAGGCCACTTTATGGCCTTAACTTTAAATAATCCCATAAGTAGACTTATCACAGTGAAAGACGTGGGACAACGTGTGAACTATAAGGATTTGTCAAAAATTCATGAAAACATTAACAGAGTATACCCAAACCACCCCGAATAGTCTAAAGATTGAATAGTTTTGAAATGAGCTGAAAGAAAAAAATGGGTTTTAAGATTCTATCCACCTAGAGCTGGAACTTTTATTCCTTCCTTCGCTAGCACATCCGTTTTCCAAGTTACTTTGCCAGTTGTACCATCATAGAGGCCGTAATTGACGTTATCGACCTTACCATCCCCATCTGGGTCTCCATAGCCCCATATATCATAGTTCGAGGCATATCTATCTCCATTCTCATCAAGCCTAGTCCATCCGCTGGCCCCAAACATGTTATAAGTAATTGGGTGGATCAGCGGTATGATCACCTTCGGGTCGGTGCTCTGAGATTGAAGAACGGCATAAGCCAATGTCCAGCCTATGTCATAGGTGCAGGCGGTGTAGTAGTCGAAGGGTTGCTTGACCAAGGCGTAGTAGCGGTCGTAGAGGGCCCTGTACTTTGGAGACTCGGCGGGAGCTGCTAGGGTGCTGAATATCTTGAGCTTGTTAGCATGAGCCGGAGCGTCATCTATAAGGCGCTGAGTCATGCTCGTCCCGTCTGAGCCGAACCAGAATAGGCTGTATATCGTTGGGTAGTCCTTGGCCTGGGTTACGATGGTGACTATCTCCTCGAAGCTGATGACCTCGACGGCTACGGCGTCCTTCCCATACTGGGCCACGGCTGCCTTCGCCTTGTCCTCCATAGTTGCCAGATAGCTGCTGAACTCTGTCACCTCGGCCGCGTACCTCACCCTATCCAGTATAGTAACACCCCTCTTAGGAAGCTCCTTCTCAAGTATGTTGTATATGCCGTCAGCCCAGGCGTCTCCACGCTGCATGATAATGACCGCCTTTATACCCCAGCTCTTAAGCATCTCAGCTATAGCTGGAGACTGGACAAGGTCGTTTGGGCACATCCTGAAGAGGTTGTCATCCTTAATCGCCAGTAGTGGGGAGGTTGAGGAGGGGCTGAAGAGGAGCATGTTGTTCTCGTTAACGTATGAGAGAGCTGCCTGGGCCTGGGAGGACCACCTGCCCCCAATGACTAGGTTTACTCCCATCGCCTTATAGGACTGGATCTTCTCTAGGTGTATGGCAGCCTGGCCTTGGGCGTCGTCGATGAGAAAGTCGAAGGACGTATTGTAGCCCAGTTTTTTAGCGAAATCATTGAGATCTGGTTTGAGTATCTCTGTGGTGAAAGGTTTCAATGTTTCTAGTCCTGTTGTTGAAGCTGCTATATTACCTATCTTTACTACCTTGCCCTTGAGGGGCTGAACCTCAACGGTTACAGTCTTCTCAACTACCTTCTCGGTAACCTTCGGAGGGGCTGCGTAATATCCGATCCCAGCGCCGATACCCAGCCCTACTAAAAGCATCACTATGACCGGAACCACAACTCTACGTTCCAAAATTCCTCACCAGTATTTTCAGAGCTTATGGGATCATAACTGTATATAAAAATTTTGTAAGAAAAGGCTTAAATCTACCTAGGACCATTTCTCAAGAAGATAGCGGCTTAGACCACGCTCGAAAAAGATTAATAGGACTGCCCTATCTTAAAGGTAGGTTTAAAATGTCAATCCCGCCGCTCTTAATGGCTGCGATAGTCTACGCGTGCCTAATAACAATTCTGAGCATAGGATTCACCTTAACCTATCTAACAGCCAAGATACCGAACTTCGCCCATGGGACATATGCTGGCATAGGCATCTACATAAGCTACACAATCTCAAAAATTATGGGCCTCTCCCCCTACATCGGTTTCCCTATCGCCTTTCTCCTCGGTGGAGGAATAAGTATTGTGATATTTCTATTGGTCATAAATGTCCTCCAGAAACTTGGAGGTGGAGCAATAGTCCTCACCATCTCGACCCTCGCCATTCAGATATTCCTCACCGCCTCTCTAAACATCTATGCCTTCTGGCTTCGTGAAGCTTATAAGACATATAGTATGGCATTTATGCTCAAGGAGTTTGATTTCTATATTGGGGGATACCCAGGAGTCTTCCCGGTAACTTTGATTCTATGCATAGTTACAGTCATCCTCCTCCACTACATGTTGACTAAGACAAGAATCGGGGTTGCTATGAGGGCGACAGCTGAGGATCCAGAGTTAGCATCGGTTCTTGGGATCAACATATACAGGGTTCAGCTATTCTCATGGTTCCTGACTGGTGGGATGGCCTGCCTAGCGGGATCCTTCCTCCCAATGTGGTTCCAGTCCTCTCCAACCACTGGAGCTGCCATTATAACAAGCATCATGGCCGGAAGCCTACTAGGCGGATTTGAGAATGTTTATGGAGCCATTGTGGGAGGCTTCGGCGTCGGCTTCTCGGAGATCCTCTTGACCTATTGGCTTCAGGGAGTCTGGGGAACATGGGTTGGAGAATATAGGCCATTAATTCCTATGTTCTTCCTAATAGCAGTTCTCCTGCTAGAACCTAGGGGCCTCCAGGGGGTCTATGAACGTTTATCTGCCACTAAGACGGGGGAGAGGCTTATAGGGATGTTCTCAAGGAGTAGAGGTGTGTCATAGATGATCGAGCTGATAGGCACCTTAGCAGGGGAGATAACCGGTGAGGCGAGGCTCATCGTTGACATAGCCATGTTCTTCGGCCTCCTCGTCATAGTAGCCATGGCTCTAAACTTTCAGTACGGGAACGCTGGAGTCCCCAATATGGGCTGCGCTGTTCAGGTGATAGTGGGTGCATTCACGGTAAGTGCCATAACTATGAGGCTGGCCTTCTGGATAGTCGAGTCAGCCGGAGTAAAGCTCCTTCCATACTCATCCGACTTCGACTGGGTATACAACAACCAGATCAATGTCCATGTACTGACGAACCCGTACTTGAAGGAGCATCCCATGGTTGCCATATCCCTCCTCCTTTTCTCCATGGCAGTAGCCCTCGTCCTCGGAGCCCTCATAGGATGGCTGATGTCCCTCCCAGCCATAAGGCTCAGGGCAACATACCTCATGATAGTCCTCATCACCATGGCCGATACATCCCAAATATTCGGGAGGAATATGCCTCAGATAAGCGGAGGAACCCTCGGCGTCTTCGTCCCCAATGTCTTCGCCTGGTATCCGGGGGATAGGGGAGTGATCACCGCCGTAATAACCCTAGCCATAGGCCTTGTCGCCTTCTTCATATTCAGGACGATGCTGAACTCTCCATATGGGAGGCTCATGAGGGCCATAAGGGAGAATGAGGTGACAGTGGCAAGCGTAGGGAAGAACGTGGTAGGGATTAGGAGGAACATCCTGGTCTTCGCCTCCGGAATAACTGCATTGGCAGGGGTCCTCAACGCCTTCTACTTCTCCTTCGTAGTTGAGGCGAACTATCAGAGGGCATGGTGGACCTACTGGCCCTGGCTCATGCTCATTCTGGGAGGGCCGGGAAACAACGCTGGAACCTTCTTAGGCTGCGCTCTTGTGGTCGCGATGAGGAGAATAATAATATACTATAAATGGATATTTGACCAATACTTCTTCTTCCCAATCTCCTACTTCGAGGATATCCTTCTAGGCACGTTGCTCATCGTGGTGATGATCTTCAGGCCAAGCGGTATAATTCCGGAGAAGCTCCTCTACATCCCCGGCGTGCCCTACGGAAGGCTTGTAAGGGAGGAGGTGAAGGTTGACTGGAGAAGGGCCCCTAGAGCCAGGGCCGCCGGAGAAAAGCCTAGGTGGATGTTCTGGAAGAGATAGGGAGGTTGACACCGAATGGATTGGGACCCGATACTATTCTGGGTTATGATAGCGATATGGATCATAATGCCTACATTCATAGTGATAGAGGAGATAAGAGAAAGAAGAGCCCTAGCAAAGGATAGAGAACTCGAATAAATTCCGCCGAAAATCCTAATTATTTCTTTACCAATTTATTGATGATATAAATTACACATCAAAAATTGATGTTTTAATGAAAAATTCTTTAGACATTTTCAAATATGTATTAATTAAAATATTAATCATTTTCTCAAGGAAGGTTCATAATTATATTAGAGGAGGAGGGTTTTAAAAAAAGAAAAAGAATCTAAATCAAAAGTTAAATAAGATTGAAAATGTGATCTAACAAGATGTTAGCTTATGTAAAACAGTTTCCGAGGTCTGTAATATTAATGAAAAACTATTATAAACCTATATGTTCGGGATGACTAGGTATTTTAGTATCTGCTCTGAGGGGATCCTCTGTGCTTTGCCCCAGGCTATGCCAACCAGGTCTCCCTTCTCCACCTCTGAGAAGACCAGGTAGGCCATTATGACATTGAAGCCGAAGTCGTTGAGGGAACGCCCCTTTTTAGCAGCCATGTACATCTGCGCCCTTGTCCTTGTCCTTATCAGGGCCACGTCTCCCTCGTATATTGGGGATAGGATCTCGGAGTATGGGGGCCCAAGGTTGGAGATCGCCGACCTGAGGTCCCTAGACTCCATAACCATCTTGATCTCCTCGATGCCTATCTTGAAGGTCGCTGGGAAGAGCTCCTCAAGGGGGGCTGGTAGGGGGAGACCCCTCCTCTTCAACGCCGCGAGGAGGTTCTCCACATCCGTCTCGAGCTCAACTATCCACCTGACTAGAACCCTGTCCCAGTGTGGAAGGGACTCTAGAGATTTCAGGATCGTGGAGGCGTATATGTGGTTTAGGGCCAGCTCTAGGGGCCAAACTGCCTCGAGCTTCCTATAGAGCTCCATGCTCTCCATCAGCTTGGAATATGGGGTGCCCCTTAGCATCTCCACAGCCCTCTCCAGGGACTCAGCCTCTGCGAGGCCCCTGTAACTCCCAGCTAAGTAGGGCTCTATGGGGATGAGGCTCTCCAATATTTGTTCAGGATGCATGTAGCTGTACTTCCCCCTAAGGATCCGCTTCAGGTTTAGGACCTCGAATCTGAGGTAGTAGTACGCCCTTAGGAAGTCGGCTATGTTTCCTGGGGCCAGCTCTACCACTCCGGCCATCCTCTCTATGAACTTCCTGTAGAATATCTTCTCCAGGGCTATGGATGGGTCCCCCCCGGCCTCGGAAGATACGGCCCCATACGGGGTCTCAGATAGGCGTCTTATGAACCCCTCTAGGGTTTCTGAGAGGGCTAGGCTCCTCATCTGCTCGGGTGTGAGGAGGCTGGATATCAGGGCGTGGCTCCTCACCACAGCGTATTCTAGGCCCGGGCTCACTCTCTGCGGCGTGCCAGTGCCCCTCCGACGAGCTTCATCTTGACGAGCTCCTCTAGGCTCTCGTCGTCCAGCTTGTCCTGGATGAACCTTATTATCTGCCTGTACGCTGGTATGACTATGTTCTCCAGGGCGTTGACCTTCCTGTTCGTCTTACCTAGCTCGT
This genomic interval carries:
- a CDS encoding ABC transporter ATP-binding protein: MGNIIETKGLNVGYGPIHVIYDLDFEAPEGEVTVIVGPNGVGKTTLLKAIMGLVTVYSGQVLFQGKDITRVPPYERTKMGIGYMPQVGNIFSRLTVEENLKMAAYTINDQKMIEDKLELCFTLFPVLKGFLKRPAGTLSGGERQMLAESMVLMRDPKVMLVDEPTAGLMPKLVNDVLRKLKEMADTTGLPVVLVEQRARRALEVGDIAYMMRGGRFTFKGTAQELLNHPQLTEMYLGAVEARELKHVKE
- a CDS encoding branched-chain amino acid ABC transporter permease, with product MSIPPLLMAAIVYACLITILSIGFTLTYLTAKIPNFAHGTYAGIGIYISYTISKIMGLSPYIGFPIAFLLGGGISIVIFLLVINVLQKLGGGAIVLTISTLAIQIFLTASLNIYAFWLREAYKTYSMAFMLKEFDFYIGGYPGVFPVTLILCIVTVILLHYMLTKTRIGVAMRATAEDPELASVLGINIYRVQLFSWFLTGGMACLAGSFLPMWFQSSPTTGAAIITSIMAGSLLGGFENVYGAIVGGFGVGFSEILLTYWLQGVWGTWVGEYRPLIPMFFLIAVLLLEPRGLQGVYERLSATKTGERLIGMFSRSRGVS
- a CDS encoding ABC transporter substrate-binding protein, with the translated sequence MERRVVVPVIVMLLVGLGIGAGIGYYAAPPKVTEKVVEKTVTVEVQPLKGKVVKIGNIAASTTGLETLKPFTTEILKPDLNDFAKKLGYNTSFDFLIDDAQGQAAIHLEKIQSYKAMGVNLVIGGRWSSQAQAALSYVNENNMLLFSPSSTSPLLAIKDDNLFRMCPNDLVQSPAIAEMLKSWGIKAVIIMQRGDAWADGIYNILEKELPKRGVTILDRVRYAAEVTEFSSYLATMEDKAKAAVAQYGKDAVAVEVISFEEIVTIVTQAKDYPTIYSLFWFGSDGTSMTQRLIDDAPAHANKLKIFSTLAAPAESPKYRALYDRYYALVKQPFDYYTACTYDIGWTLAYAVLQSQSTDPKVIIPLIHPITYNMFGASGWTRLDENGDRYASNYDIWGYGDPDGDGKVDNVNYGLYDGTTGKVTWKTDVLAKEGIKVPALGG
- a CDS encoding V-type ATPase subunit, which translates into the protein MSPGLEYAVVRSHALISSLLTPEQMRSLALSETLEGFIRRLSETPYGAVSSEAGGDPSIALEKIFYRKFIERMAGVVELAPGNIADFLRAYYYLRFEVLNLKRILRGKYSYMHPEQILESLIPIEPYLAGSYRGLAEAESLERAVEMLRGTPYSKLMESMELYRKLEAVWPLELALNHIYASTILKSLESLPHWDRVLVRWIVELETDVENLLAALKRRGLPLPAPLEELFPATFKIGIEEIKMVMESRDLRSAISNLGPPYSEILSPIYEGDVALIRTRTRAQMYMAAKKGRSLNDFGFNVIMAYLVFSEVEKGDLVGIAWGKAQRIPSEQILKYLVIPNI
- a CDS encoding ABC transporter ATP-binding protein, producing the protein MVIEWKIEMTEVLKTENVKKYFGKFAAVDGVSLSLKEGGIYLLVGPNGCGKTTLVNCLSGIFKPEEGRIYYRGKDITGWDMYKIARLGLVRTFQIASPFLRLTTLENMLVALPDNAGENIFLSLFKPSWLESEISAVRRASELLRILGLRHVWAMPAKTLSGGELKLLEIGRALMSGGETILLDEPVGSIDPKLCHQIFSHVIRLREELGITFLVIEHRLEVAAQYADWVFAMDRGKIICEGTAEEVFEDPRVVTSYLGE
- a CDS encoding branched-chain amino acid ABC transporter permease, giving the protein MIELIGTLAGEITGEARLIVDIAMFFGLLVIVAMALNFQYGNAGVPNMGCAVQVIVGAFTVSAITMRLAFWIVESAGVKLLPYSSDFDWVYNNQINVHVLTNPYLKEHPMVAISLLLFSMAVALVLGALIGWLMSLPAIRLRATYLMIVLITMADTSQIFGRNMPQISGGTLGVFVPNVFAWYPGDRGVITAVITLAIGLVAFFIFRTMLNSPYGRLMRAIRENEVTVASVGKNVVGIRRNILVFASGITALAGVLNAFYFSFVVEANYQRAWWTYWPWLMLILGGPGNNAGTFLGCALVVAMRRIIIYYKWIFDQYFFFPISYFEDILLGTLLIVVMIFRPSGIIPEKLLYIPGVPYGRLVREEVKVDWRRAPRARAAGEKPRWMFWKR